One Falco naumanni isolate bFalNau1 chromosome 13, bFalNau1.pat, whole genome shotgun sequence DNA segment encodes these proteins:
- the AGTR1 gene encoding type-1 angiotensin II receptor, with protein MIPNYSAEETIKRIHVDCPISGRHSYIYIMVPTVYSIIFIIGIFGNSLVVIVIYCYMKLKTVASIFLLNLALADLCFLITLPLWAAYTAMEYQWPFGNCLCKLASAGISFNLYASVFLLTCLSIDRYLAIVHPVKSRIRRTMFVARITCIAIWLLAGVASLPVIIHRNIFFAENLNMTVCGFRYDNNNTTLRVGLGLSKNLLGFLIPFLIILTSYTLIWKTLKKAYQIQKNKTRNDDIFKMIVAIVFFFFFSWIPHQVFTFLDVLIQLHVITDCKITDIVDTAMPFTICIAYFNNCLNPFFYVFFGKNFKKYFLQLIKYIPPNVSAHPSLTTKMSSLSYRPPDNIRLHTKKTAGPFDTE; from the coding sequence ATGATTCCAAATTACTCTGCTGAAGAAACCATTAAAAGAATCCATGTCGACTGTCCCATTTCAGGAAGGCACAGTTACATCTATATTATGGTTCCAACTGTTTACAGCATCATCTTTATCATAGGCATATTTGGGAACAGCCTGGTCGTTATTGTCATTTACTGctacatgaaattaaaaacagtagccagcatctttcttttaaacctGGCACTGGCTGacttgtgttttttaataactcTGCCACTCTGGGCAGCCTACACAGCCATGGAGTACCAGTGGCCTTTTGGCAACTGTTTATGTAAGTTAGCATCAGCAGGGATAAGTTTCAACCTGTATGCCAGCGTGTTCCTCCTCACATGCCTCAGTATTGACCGGTACCTAGCCATAGTACATCCAGTGAAGTCCCGAATTCGACGTACCATGTTTGTTGCCAGAATAACTTGCATTGCCATCTGGCTTCTTGCCGGTGTGGCCAGTTTGCCCGTCATCATTCACCGTAATATATTCTTTGCGGAGAACTTGAACATGACAGTCTGTGGTTTTCGGTATGACAACAATAACACAACGCTCCGGGTGGGGTTAGGTTTATCCAAAAATTTGCTGggctttttaattccttttctgaTCATATTAACAAGCTACACCTTAATTTGGAAGACCCTGAAGAAGGCATATcaaattcaaaaaaataagACCAGAAATGATGATATTTTTAAGATGATTGTAGcaatagtatttttcttcttcttttcctggaTTCCTCATCAAGTATTCACTTTTCTGGATGTATTAATTCAATTACACGTAATAACAGACTGCAAAATCACTGATATTGTGGATACAGCTATGCCCTTCACCATCTGCATCGCTTACTTTAACAACTGTTTGAAtccttttttttatgtttttttcggaaaaaactttaaaaaatactttcttcagcTAATAAAATACATTCCACCAAATGTCAGTGCACATCCAAGCCTAACAACAAAAATGAGCTCACTCTCATATAGGCCACCAGATAATATACGCTTGCACACTAAAAAGACTGCTGGGCCTTTCGACACAGAGTGA